AGGAGAtcgtgagattttttttttcaaaagtaaacaaaaatgaCGCCGAATTGATCACCGATTTAAAGCGCGACATTCGGCGTCGGTGTGATCATAGCTTTAACCCTAGTTGGATGGGGCATTGGGGATCTGTTGGCGATTGAGAATGCTCGTGCCGCTGAGCGAATACGTAGCATTCAttaaatgtatttgtttgtgcGGCGTCCGGGTAGGTCTTTGTCAGAGTCGGGTGCGGACCGTGGGGCGGGGCTTGGGTGGGAGCGTATTGTACGCTGAAATGAAACCGCGTTTCGCGGTGCGTTGGATGGGGTTTGATGGCACGTGACCAGCGGTCCTCACCCTTGTGACGCTGATCTGCCTGGACGTTGCATAATTAAACTATTTTTTAGTCATTGCTACTGTTCACCTCATCACCGTATAAGTCTATTTGATAATTTCTATTTTAGTGATTACTTCTACTATATAATTACTAATTTGATATTTTAGTTTGAATAATTCGATTCAATTTATATATGACATGCATGAAATCCACTGCATTAGAAACTGCATTTGAGACTGTTTTTATATCTATTTTAATACAGGACATTGTTGTAAAACATCTTTTGCTGAACTTTTTATCCTGATTattctaacaaacaaacaaacaaacaaacataatcatatctAAGTTATATGTATCGCCCGTAATGGGACACGGAGACGACACAAATTGTGCCATATCTTTCCACAAAGATTTATAAGCAGTGAACAAATAGGACATTTTGACTCACAGCTTATGCCTGCCCAAAATAATCCACATGTAAAACATGCCCCTTTTCATGGCGTATTACGTATAAATGATATACAACTTAAAAGagcaatcacagaaatatgaaatgattataTAGTAGTTGATTCCCTATATGCCTCTTCCTGAATTCAATTGAAAATCtgtttcttcctctctctctctctctctctctctctgaatatCTTATCAGTGCTATGGGAGGATTTTGAATGTTGATATGATGAATTCCTGTATTTCACGAAAGGTGAACGTATATGACACTAAAAAAGTCACAGTCGGTGttgtggggaaaaaataaagttttttttAGAGCTCGCTATTTAGCTCCGTTCCCTCTCATAATGTTTTAATCTATTGTTTTCGTCTGAACACATTTGGGTAATACGATATAAGATGAGTGATACAAAGACTTGTTAgaataaaaaatcatgaataaATTCGAAGAACTTCGTAGCTGCTCAGTGGGTGGACGTTTCGGAGCAGATTGACGACCAAAAAAGAATTCAAACTGTCCTTCTCAGGACAATCAcatagtgacgtcacaaacttTTCACACCTTTCATTGCACACATCACGATGAGCGCCAATActttcaaacaaaacagaaacaaggTTTATGTTCCATCAGCGATGGCCTTTATGCCGAGTTCTAGTTTCTTCGCTCTATGCTTCTGAATTTAGTTCTTTTCATGCAGGAATAATAATTACAGGCGATGCAGACACTAACGATAATCCACTGTGCAAAATGGTTGTCAAAATGTGTCAATTCTTGAGAGAATGTCGAAAGATATTGAAAGTCTAGTTAAACCCTTGAGCACTTATTGAGTGATTGCTTAAGTCTGGTGGAAGACCGCTGAAAGACTATTTTCGTGAAGGACTGTCCAAAAACTATTTCAACCCATTAAAAAAATTGAGAACATGGAGACCACGAAATTCACTGAAAGAAAGTCCGCATTCGAAATAACGGAGACGCCAGAGAGACCACTGAGAGACTCAATATTGGCAAGATCCTTAAACAGTCTTCGAGATCAGATATAGATACTGTCTACGTAGAATGACTTTAAAAAGAACTTAGAATAGCCACTGAAAGGCCAAAAAGCAATATTCCAGCAAATTTCTTAGAGATCTCTGTGGGATTTTGAGGATTGCGAACGTTCACGGAGAGACCAATAAGACTATTGAGAGATCACTGAAAGATAATCTGGCATACTCCCTGAGATCAATCAAGATCTCTGAGAGACTAGTCGTCCTTTAATCTCTAAAAACTTGTCAGTGATATCTTCTCAGAAAACGTGCTACATCTTGAGAGACCGTTGAAAGATACTAGTAATTTTAAGACTCGTAAAACCCCTTGAGTACTCGTTGAGAGCTCGCTGAAagaaaattttaatgaaagacCGCCGAAAgactttttaaaacttttagacTATGGCTATAACACGGAATTCCCTTTTTTCCCAAGTTTAAGGGCGGCGAGTTAGCTCAGTCGGAAGCGCGTCTGCCTGacgatccaaaggacccgggttcTATTCCCAAGTCCCACTGAGCAacgttgtgtgtaatcataccgtcccctatACAGTAAGAGgcaaacactctgtccctcggataggacataaaatggaggtcccgtgtgtgtgagagtcacaactcatgcatgtaagAGATCcctcttcatttattcatcgcaaagagcagggtctTTAACCCGGTGAAGGTCCCACCTAATATCCAACacctggaccccatggaagaccagctattgcagctgacgatgggctatccatccatcttctaagatggaaatgaaacaaacacacagactgAAAAAGTTTGCTTTAGGACTCATGAAAGACTTCGGAGATCATGGAAAGTTCACTGAAAGATCGTTAAGAGATCTTCTAATTTGTACGGTCTTTCAGTGGTCTTTCAGAGTTTGGCCATATGTAGAATGAGGATGTAAGGAATTGCAGGCGACACACTCCGTAACGATAATCCATATATggtggaaaatggaaaatggtaACTCTGTATGGAGAAGAATAAAGATTTTATGTGGAATTCAactaatttgcattttatttgtACCTTTGACATACTTGTTGACATACTCATTTCAATTAAACAGTATGAATATAATAACTGCATCCGtcttttgcctttttttatGCTGTGTTATTTTCGAGGAAATCATTCAGACGAATGTAAAAGGGTCCGTGAGGGAAAGTACTAAATGAtgtacaacattctttttttttttcaattattttctcaGATGAAGGAAGTTGCCCTCATCATAACGTGTGTGTATTCCCTGGCCATGTCTATTCTTCTGTGCTACGTGCTTTTTCAACGCACATCAGGCAACCAGGCTGGTATCGACTCTATTGCTCATAATATTATAGCCAAGCAATACCTTTCCGATGATACGGCCATAAACGTCCCTACTGTCGCCTCGGTCAATCGCATTGTCGGCAAGTCAAACAGCTCGCTGCTACGTCAAAAGacaccaccaccagcaccagtTCTCAGGCCTAGTTCTCCACCTATAAACACATCCATAGCGCCTGGCTATTTCCTTTTGGATTCAAGTGAGGTTTGTACACGATAAAGGATTATTCGTTTTGTTCAAATAGGTTATCGTCTGAAGCTGAAATGAGGTATTCTATATACTTAAAGAGCATTTTCGAGCTGATcaatttttgctttattttagGATAACATTTATTCCATTTACTTTGAAATGGACAGTAAAATATCATATTCTTGTAAAGTTTTCAACTCTGAGTCACGCATACACGCATAATAAAGTCATATAGTTGTTCTCATATCAAGAGCCACAATttaagaaaacataaaaatgcatttcAGTAGAAAAAGGAAACTATTCTCCCAATATTGAGGACTGCTACTGAAGGCAAAGGGTCGATGTGAACAGATAAGTTACATACCTTTGTCTTAACTGCTCTCTTACTGATTACAATCACACTGTATAGTTCTTCATTCTTCGTGCTATAATTCTTACTAAATATAAATTTGCTTGTACAATGTGTATACaatgattgtgatggtgatgacgatgatcatgataatgattatcGATGATTTTCACCCTTCGGACTCGAAGATGAACACGGCTAAAGATTACTGTCACGATTCGGCTCCCTATCTGTATATCCCGTTAATCGTTCTACCCAATTTGTCCTATGCTTACCATTTAGCCATTTTTAGGTCGCTGCCACAAATGCGCTTTAGTCTCGAGTTCGGGTCATCTCCGGAACTCCGGAGCCGGAGCCGACATCGAAAGAGCCGACTGTGTTCTTCGGATGAACACGGCCACGGTCAAAGGTTACGAAGAAGACGTCGGGACACGAACCGACATACGCATCATCGGCCACGTCAACCTGCCGCGTGGTCTAGTGAAGAGTGGGAGTCTCAGGGCAGAGATATTGTCACAAGAAAAGACTAGGGCAAAGTACATCGTTGTACCATGGCTCTACGAAGAGAATGTGAATATGAAGACTAACAAAATCGTCCGGCTTGCACGGAGTTTCAAGAGGAGATATCGTCACCCAAAGTTCGTCTTTTTGACCAAGGAGAAGCACAAAGAGTCGGAAAATAGATACCTCATGGAAACCGGATTTAAAAGGTAAAGTAACAACAACAAgcgaaaagaaaataaactatCTCGTTTTTCGCTCTCTTATGACTGTTCAGAAATCTTTTTAGAGATTAACCAAATGACTGATTTcccgtattattttattctttcttcgcgttataataattataatcgGAACATTGTTTCAGATTATCCCGTTTTATACGTTAATAAGCAATTTTTAAttctaatacacacacacacacacacatatttaaaCATGTTGAGATTTCACGTTTTGGCTCCACgtagaaatgaagaaacaaactgcatggtaatgcatttttggccaataaagaatgagtttattcgactcgaatTTTCGGCGTCCTAGCCTTCTTTTCGAGTCTTGACAAGACTTgacaaatatgtatgtatatatatatatatatatatatatatatatatatatatatataatgtatatctatatacatatatatatattgaaatcagaagtatgaaaatgaatcgaaattgaaattgaatatatatatatatatatatatgtatatatatatctacatacatatatatgattatatatatatatatatatatatatatatatatatatatattgtagacTTCATTTTTCTGTCGTCAACACTTACAGGGCCTCTCTGAACACGTGGTTCAGCACAGGATTCGTTTCAATGATGTTCGCTCTCGATGTGTGTGACGAAGTTGAAGTCTTTGGATTGTCCAACAGCGACTACTGCAAGTGAGCATCCCAGGCCTATATAATTTTCAAGAACCTTGTCCTGAAAGCAAGAGATCattaagcagaggggtgaagagAAGATAAGAGTACAAATGGAattgtaagattgcaactgctgatctacattcAAATCTTAACGTCTCGGAaaatcagcagttgcgatctcacaaatttcatttttacagAGGGCTGACAAATTGAAGAAGAcaaagggaatggctagtaactgtTCAGTGGGAATgatgggggatgattgttcaaatccCTGTGgggttcatttaagagtatacattatatatctattgttgtgtgaaaattatttgcttcagaagtCTCATATTCGAGTAATGtgagtttaatgtttccaggttagcatgcctgtacagtgacggggcgatcgttaacgggccgttaacaATCAGTTaccagccatcccctttaaacatcAGATCTTCACCCCTCTATTGCTTTCATTTACTGTGCCTTGTctgccttggactacttaacataacaatgtcggaattttgGAGCTTAGGggatttgttccaagttcatcatGTCACTGctggcaaccagggacagcctggtggtagtgtcgctgcccgtcAGGCAGTATGATAGGTTCGATTCCCattggttccttttttcccccgacatgtttgttaaaatataGATCatcagttgcgatcttacaaatttcatttgtacagagggcagatagattgaagaaaactcatacctcTAATCTTATCATCCTTTCAATatgaattttgtatttcataactcACTTCTTCTACTGCACCTTGAGCACGCTAGATATGTGGAATTGGCgcataagtaccctgtattattattaataataataataggagAAGAGGTAATTCCTATTGAATGCAAAGTCCTACCCTTGTTCAAATTTCATAACGTGTTTTCGTACTCATAAAGCGTCGTAATTGATGTGCtatcaaaatattcatttgtatgatCTACAAGGATAACAATCGGAATTCAAACGGAAATATCATATTAGACTGGAAACTATTCAAATTGATCTAACATTGTGATCTAATGTTTTGCTCCTTATCGTTAGCCGTCTTGGCCAAAATCAATTCTGTTAATCTAATggttgtatatgtatgtattagaCTTGCAATGCAAATAACCATGATCatgataatataatatacattgaaCAATTCATCGGCGGTGATCCGAATCGTCGTATATCCCGATTTTTTTGGtcaattctttattttgagaGTTTCagtcatttcgatagtagacattccGTTTATAGACATAttatgaaattttcagtttctaatttgatgtaatttgatgcaatttgatgtaatttttctGTGATTATCACTTTTATATGAGTCTtgccatttcattttgttcatttcccCACAGGTGCGCgtgttaaacaaaacaaaaacaaaaacaaaaaacgatgTGCCGTCCTCTCCTCtatatacgacggttcggatgaCCGCAAACACGGTGCGCGCGGTCAGCCAAACCGTCGTCGTGTATACCCAATACATGGGAAATGACAACAGTCTTTGcaaactgaaacaaacaaacaaacaaacaaacgtacatGTAACTCTCTTGCAATTTCTCGCATAATTCCTAACAATACGACTCGACAAAAAACATCACACGTTACAGTAAGAATTAAAGTGTGActtattacaaaaaaataattggaaatgcCAGACATAAAAGTGTAGCAATCttgattgtaaaaatgggggAACCTCAAACCCGATTATCTCGAAATATCATTCTTACGTGACGGTTCGGATGACTTCCGACGAATTGAGATAAGTAGGTCATGAGGTCTCTTTACAATTTGACGTTGTTTCTCCTCTTGACGATCCCTTTCTAACTTCACGTTAAACGTTTTCATACTTCACATGCAGATTACATCCGAAATCACGTGTGCTTTACCACTACTACGGGCCGTCCACGCAAAGACAATGTACGATGTTGAATCAGCACGAGAACATGAAGAAATCTGGGCATAGATTCATAACAGAGCGTGTCATGTTCGCGCGTTGGTCATTAGTGTACAATCTGACCTTTCACTATCCATCTTGGAGAGCCACCATTCAGAATACCACAGCGCTCGTCAACACGGAGTTTTTGAGCAACTACAAGTCGGCGCTGAAAAACAAAAGCGCGGACCACTCACCGCGAACTGTGATAAAGAACGGACGTAAATTTTTAATAATGCACAAGCGTATCATAAAGAAGCGAGTCAAGCACGTTGCGCCAAAAAACAGGACAACAAATCTAAAACCAGACGATGGAGCAAAGTCAAGTAGAGCTGAGGATAAACATAGCCCTGATGGGCGGGAGAAAGTGTTGGAGAACAACGTTAAAAGAATCGAAACTAAAAAGATAGTGAGAAGACGGGTTCAATAGACAGGTcgatttcagaaaaaaaaaacacataaaaggCAGtaattcatttgtctttacaatAATATTGTAAGCGTTCctaaatgtgaaaatgttttttgcATAACATGTCCCAGTGTCTACGCAATTGGAATATCTTTTTATAAttcataatgtataatgtaactGTGGTTGAATAAGGGAAATAAAGCATCTTCCCACTGTACTGTGACATAACGATAGGATTCCTGCACCTGTGATGAGCATCTTTAATGTAGAGGTACATGAAAAATAAGGCAGCCATAGAGTCTGACATAAAACTTATTTGCTACTTGTCCTGATCATTCATCTTGTGCCATCTACTCCACGGGCTTGCTTTTGCTGTTCCACGACATTTTCTCCTGCGAATTGTTCCAGTGAAATATCTTCACGCAAAGCCAAGTATAAATTCTACACACCAACATAACCCTACCCTAAACTGCTAAACTTCACATAAAAATAAATCTAAAACCCTAACACAACCCTACTCTAACCCTTAGTCCTGTATAAGTACaaagttattgttgttgttgtagttgtttgtttgttttttacatgcgtttgaaaaaagaggaaatagaTAGCTTCGGTTTTGAACGGCCTAGAATATGCTTTCAAATGAAGGGTGAGAATCTCAAAGAGGAGATAGTTATATGAATAATGTAGAACAAGACGACTTAAACATTCTCTTGGCGTGCTTGGTTTGTAACTACGGGTTTTCTTTGATCAGATCCTTTATACACGTTTATATTCATTAATGGATTACAATAATCATGATGCAATTTATTATAATTTAAAGTAGTAATTATCGATACCATTATCTTTATCAGTGTCAGTATTCCTCATAATGGTCATTGGTGTTACTATTGTTAgcattatgtattattattattattattattattattattattattattattattatcattattattactactactactactactattactattatcactgttatcatcatcatcattatcatcatcattatcattattgcattCCTACAATAACATCACAGGCAGTGCAGTATCATTCCGCATCTTGTTTCAAATGCCATAAACCAAAATGTGAGTATAACGTGGCATGTACCGGGCAGGGGTTATCACTCTTATTACAAGGTATAAAAGGGTATTCATTCCGTGAGCACGACTTGCTTGTGTGAAGGACGTGCAGTAGCTTCGGACATTTCGATGTTTATTTTCCTTAAAGTATATTTTACTGAAGATGACATCACGAAAGGcgagtttctttgtttctgtcaCCTTTTGGGAGCGGAGAAAAGTTTACTTGGCTAGAAAAATTCAGTTAAATATTCCAAATATTCTTTCCGTTGCTTGAGGATATCGAGCTGGGGTTTTGATTACTTTCCTGCTTGAATCATTGTAGCCTCACCGGTCGGGAGTGAAGGTAGTACAGGAATCCTTTAATTCCTATGCAACAAGTTGGTGCTTATTCTTTAACACAGTGAATGTCTCGTAACACATGATTTGTGAAGCGCCCTCTTTGCTAGACTATGCGCCGTAAGTAaattttttattcatcattCTATAAACATCCTGTTTGCTGAACAAACAATAACAGCCAAGATGGGCGAGTTCTTAAAATTTTCACTAACTGACTCATCTGTGTATTTAACtataagttgttgtttttttttttttccttttaaactTGTTAATTTCCATTTAGGCTTTACTTGGGTATCACTTGCAGTATTGGTGCCAGCTAAGGTTCCTTTCTCGATTTTAAGCGATTTTCAGCCTCAGTTTCTCCTCAATAGGTGCAACACTCACTAACATACAAACATACGTGTACCTATCTTACTCAAGCTCGTATGCGTGTATGAAAGTAATTTCAAGCACCGACATAAATGTAATCACTCTCTTCATAAGACGAGCATCATATTGATCTACACTTGTTTTATCGTTTTGATGTTATGTATTATCGGTTACCAGACAGCAAGACTTTTTGCTTATTCTTGACATCCGTTCTGTATGGATATTGGTGTATTACAGATGGTGAATATCgggaaaattgttgaaattgtacaaaataatcAAAACTTGTAATATCGTAATTTGTACACGTATGTATAAATAACGTTTTACGAAACTGGTGAAAATTGATTGAATTGTAAAGCAATATCCTATACaaggaatcaaatcaaataaataaaatcaaacaaaaatctGGAAAGATGGCTCAGCTGGCCGCATGGTTGACAGCAAATATTTTACCACAGAATTCTTTATCACGTATCAAGCTTACAATAAACTTTTTGAACAAATATTGACTTGCTTCACACTACTTCCGGATATTTAAACACTTCCTTTTAATATCCTGGTTATCTTTTATATTCTCTGGACTCCTTGAAACGATAAGTAATTGGTATAAAAAACACACGCCCACACCCATACACACCTCCTTCGTGTACCAGGATACTATTGTGGGCAAGGGCAGAAAGTAAAGGAGAGCTCTTTTACATTGGCTTCATTTAACCTGGAGGtgagaaaatacaaaattcCTGAATCCTACACAGAAGTCCCAGGCAATAACCGTTAATTATTGGCTTGACA
This sequence is a window from Diadema setosum chromosome 13, eeDiaSeto1, whole genome shotgun sequence. Protein-coding genes within it:
- the LOC140237009 gene encoding alpha-N-acetylgalactosaminide alpha-2,6-sialyltransferase 3-like, coding for MSILLCYVLFQRTSGNQAGIDSIAHNIIAKQYLSDDTAINVPTVASVNRIVGKSNSSLLRQKTPPPAPVLRPSSPPINTSIAPGYFLLDSSEPFLGRCHKCALVSSSGHLRNSGAGADIERADCVLRMNTATVKGYEEDVGTRTDIRIIGHVNLPRGLVKSGSLRAEILSQEKTRAKYIVVPWLYEENVNMKTNKIVRLARSFKRRYRHPKFVFLTKEKHKESENRYLMETGFKRASLNTWFSTGFVSMMFALDVCDEVEVFGLSNSDYCKLHPKSRVLYHYYGPSTQRQCTMLNQHENMKKSGHRFITERVMFARWSLVYNLTFHYPSWRATIQNTTALVNTEFLSNYKSALKNKSADHSPRTVIKNGRKFLIMHKRIIKKRVKHVAPKNRTTNLKPDDGAKSSRAEDKHSPDGREKVLENNVKRIETKKIVNAAEPKTASRNVIYHHSTSKTQQQA